From Nitratidesulfovibrio vulgaris str. Hildenborough, a single genomic window includes:
- the cysK gene encoding cysteine synthase A, with protein MDIASSMTDLVGKTPMVRLNKVTLGCVAEVVAKLENFNPCSSVKDRIALNMVEAAIARGEIAPGAVLVEPTSGNTGVGLAFVCAVRGLKLVLTMPESMSAERRALLKAFGTTLVLTPAAKGMRGAVEEAERIVADTPGAVMLQQFANPDNPAAHEATTGPEIWADTDGMIDCFVAGVGTGGTITGTGRYLKGRNPDIRVIAVEPAESAVLSGGAPGPHAIQGIGAGFVPPVLDTSVYDEVMPVPGADALTMARRLLQEEGILCGISSGANVHAAIAYARRPENAGKRVVCIICDTGERYLSTPLFAPE; from the coding sequence AAGCATGACGGACCTCGTGGGCAAGACGCCCATGGTGCGCCTCAACAAGGTCACACTCGGCTGTGTCGCCGAGGTCGTCGCCAAACTCGAGAATTTCAACCCGTGCAGTTCCGTGAAGGACCGCATCGCCCTCAACATGGTGGAAGCCGCCATCGCACGGGGAGAGATTGCCCCGGGCGCGGTGCTTGTGGAACCCACCAGCGGCAACACCGGAGTGGGCCTTGCCTTCGTATGCGCCGTGCGCGGCCTCAAGCTGGTGCTGACCATGCCGGAGAGCATGAGCGCCGAACGCCGGGCACTGCTCAAGGCCTTCGGCACCACGCTGGTGCTCACGCCCGCAGCCAAGGGGATGCGTGGCGCGGTGGAAGAGGCCGAGCGCATCGTGGCCGACACCCCCGGTGCGGTGATGCTGCAACAGTTCGCCAACCCCGACAACCCCGCTGCCCATGAGGCCACCACCGGCCCGGAGATATGGGCCGACACCGACGGCATGATCGACTGCTTCGTGGCGGGGGTCGGCACGGGCGGCACCATCACCGGTACGGGACGCTACCTCAAGGGACGCAACCCCGACATCCGGGTCATCGCCGTCGAACCCGCAGAATCGGCCGTGCTTTCCGGCGGTGCCCCCGGCCCCCATGCCATTCAGGGCATCGGTGCGGGGTTCGTCCCGCCCGTGCTCGACACGTCGGTCTATGACGAGGTGATGCCCGTCCCCGGTGCCGACGCGCTGACCATGGCCCGGCGGCTGCTTCAGGAGGAGGGCATCCTGTGCGGCATCTCTTCGGGTGCCAACGTGCATGCCGCCATCGCCTACGCCAGACGCCCCGAGAATGCGGGCAAGCGCGTGGTGTGCATCATCTGCGACACGGGCGAACGCTACCTTTCGACACCGCTCTTCGCCCCCGAGTAG